One genomic window of Meles meles chromosome 15, mMelMel3.1 paternal haplotype, whole genome shotgun sequence includes the following:
- the LOC123926174 gene encoding MICOS complex subunit MIC19-like: MGGTSSTRRVTFQADENENITVVKGIRLSENVIDRMKETSPSGSKSQQHSVSDEELKRRVAEELALEQARKESENQKRLKQGKELDRERAFANEQLTRAILRERISSEEERAKAKHLAKQLEEKDRVIKKHDAFYKEQLARLEERSSEFYKVTTEQYQKAAEEVEAKFKRYEFHPVCADLQAKILQCYRQNTQQTLSCSALADQYMRCVNQAKQSMLEKGVYKVNF, encoded by the coding sequence ATGGGCGGGACCTCCAGCACCCGCCGGGTCACCTTCCAGGCAGATGAGAATGAGAACATCACCGTGGTGAAGGGCATCCGGCTTTCGGAAAATGTGATTGATCGCATGAAGGAAACCTCCCCATCTGGTTCGAAGTCTCAGCAGCATTCTGTTTCTGATGAAGAATTGAAGAGAAGAGTGGCTGAGGAGCTGGCATTGGAACAAGCCAGGAAAGAGTCTGAAAACCAGAAACGACTAAAGCAAGGCAAAGAACTGGATCGAGAGAGGGCTTTTGCTAATGAGCAGTTAACCAGAGCTATTCTTCGAGAGCGGATATCAAGTGAAGAAGAACGAGCCAAGGCAAAGCACCTGGCTAAGCAGCTGGAAGAGAAAGATCGAGTGATAAAGAAGCATGATGCATTCTACAAAGAACAGCTGGCTAGATTGGAGGAGAGGAGCTCAGAGTTCTACAAAGTCACCACTGAACAGTATCAGAAAGCTGCTGAAGAGGTGGAAGCAAAGTTCAAGCGGTATGAGTTTCATCCTGTCTGTGCTGATCTGCAGGCCAAAATTCTCCAGTGTTACCGCCAGAACACCCAGCAGACCCTCAGCTGCTCCGCTCTGGCTGACCAGTACATGCGCTGTGTCAATCAGGCCAAACAGAGCATGCTTGAGAAAGGAGTTTATAAAGTCAACTTTTAG